From Salmo salar chromosome ssa09, Ssal_v3.1, whole genome shotgun sequence:
ccgggaaaaaacagaatgtcgtcatcccagccccaggctgaaacacattatcgcctttctcaagtggccgatcaagggacactgggcttaggcgcgtgacccgaccgcccccgcctttgtgatttttttcctctgtttgccgaaaagtagattccctgtcggaatattatcgttttctacgagaaaaatggcgtaaaaattgattttaaacagcggttgacatgcttcgaagtacggtaatggaatatttagaatttttttgtcacgaattgcgccatgcgcacgacccttctttaccatttcggatagtgtctggaacgcacgaacaaaacgccgctattcggatataacgatggattattttggaccaaaccaacattttttattgaagtagcagtcctgggagtgcattctgacgaagacaacaaaaggtaatcaaacttttataatagtaaatatgattatggtgagtgctaaacttgccgggtgtctaaatagcgagcccgtgatgcctgggctatgtacttagaatattgcaaaatgtgctttcaccaaaaagctattttaaaatcggacatatcgagtgcatagaggaggtctgtatctataattcttaaaataattgttatgctttttgtgaacgtttatcgtgagtaatttagtaaaatgttagcgaattccccggaagtttgcgggggtatgctagttctgaacgtcacatgctaatgtaaaaagctggtttttgatataaatatgaacttgattgaacaaaacatgcatgtattgtataacataatgtcctagggttgtcatctgatgaagatcatcaaaggtgagtgctgcatttagctgtcttctgggttttggtgacattatatgctggcttgaaaaatgggtgtctgattatttctggcttggtactctgctgacataatctaatgttttgctttcgttgtaaagcctttttgaaatcggacagtgtggttagattaacgagagtcttgtctttaaatagctgtaaaatagtcatatgtttgagaaattgaagtaataggatttttaaggttttgaaaatcgcgccacaggcttaaagtggctgttacgtaggtgggacgaattcgtcgcgcctagcccagagaggttaacttttagactattgatagaccgaataagaacaagtctttgatattaattattagtctgtagctaagtaaattatatcatcgaacgcgaagaccaacgaaacaaccattcgatgacgacattaatgaatgtcgctctgaaagatccattctaaacgagagagagagagaacgcggacaaaactccccaacagaacagaactctcgaacaaggatcacgacgacacatgagcgtaaatatatattgattgcaattgttcccgaatgagtgagccttcaattgtcaattgttaatattaatgaactctgtgtaactgccacagctgaccttttatgatccattgttcaacaggccgacctgcctgtttagcccacaagggcacattcctataccaatcctttgtgacgataattactgtttgtatgtttttctgttaattacttagtgtagtaaataaatgattaagacaattgatgtatgggtgattgtagtaaagactgggttcgtgcagatacaacaatttacgacgtttggaatgagactgaactagaggtaaaatacaccattgaaactagaagataatcggcctatactataatagaatataatattatagtacaggaaagttatattaggaaaagtatagctttgtaatctgaatattctccttggtgccccgatctcctagttaattacaattaaacgattaatcagtttaatcgcgtgataataattacagggagctaattgataaacatatcttccgtttaatggtaacccaaagacacgacactatcatcatatttcagaatgtgccaatgtttgtgaacgattcctttaatttgttcagagcactttgaatagcaggtagtgagaacgcaagaatgcgtctttttgcgagactgaccttgaaaaaggtcatgtctcgttttgttttgaattttctcaatggcaatattaatctgatcattgttgtaccccctctccttgaacttatcctgcgtctcagccatatttctgtcgaaatctgattgttttatacaaattcttttgattggacagaattggctgtagggcaaactatttttcaagggaagtgggtgacaactatcagccctcaaTAAACTGTTAcaatcagtaggtttcctgtaaagatcagtgtatagaaaattatcttcacacaagatcagaagatcaagaaaactgatttgacgtgtatcagattgcatagtaaatctcaaatgttcagaacaggagttaataagaaaagcatggaatgcctggagctgttctgcatcacccctccatagaacaaaaatatcatcaatataccgtttccaaataatgatgttatgcaagaaaacatttttgagagggttgaaaatggattgtttctccatgtaacccacatacaaattagcatagttaggagccatgggggatcccatagcagtacccttcgtctgaataaagaaatcatttagaaacatgaaatagttatgtgtgagtactatttcagccaatgttataatgcaggcactggaaggaagttcattagggtcacgttgcagaagaaaatgttccatggcttcaataccgccctcgtgtggaatatttgtgtataatgactcaacatcaaaagtaactaaCAAGGTGTTCTCAGGGAGAGGACCAAGGGATTCAATgatagagatcatactgctggtgtcctttacaaaaggaggaggggagctgttctgcgagtggtctaataaaaaagtcaacaaaagtagatagaggggccgttactgcatcaatgcccgctacaatagggcgCCCTGGAGGGTTTGTAACATTCTTGTGTAATTTCGGCAAAGTATAGAAAGTGGCAATTTTAGGGTGTTGAATGGCCAGAAAGTCATTATGTTTTGGTTATCTGACCAGAATTTAAATAACCATCTAGGACAGTAAAGATACTATTCTGAAATTGGGAAGTCGGTTCACTTCTGAGTTTCTTGTAAAAGGTGTTGTCAAGCAGTTGTCTATGACACTCATTTACATAAGCTGTCCTATCCATGAGtacaaccgacccacccttatcagcaggatgaataaggactgacgtatcggaTTGTAAATCAAGCAAAGCTTGTTTTTCATCCTTAGATAAATTATGGAAAGATTTGAACTCCTGTTTATTCTTAAGGAAATGAGCAACATCTTTTTCAACAAGTCTGCAATATGTCTCGATAGAGTGATTGCGATTGGCTGGAGGTACAAAATAACTCTTGCTTCTAAAAGGAGTCGGAGTATGTACAGGTGAGTAACCTACTGGTTCAATAGAAATGTCAGGATTAGGGGAGCTAAAGTATTCCCTTAAACGGATGTTTCTAAAAAACTTGAACATGTCTACCTTAActtttgttctatggaggggtgatgcagaacagctccaggcattccatgcttttcttattaactcctgttctgaacatttgagatttactatgcaatctgatacacgtcaaatcagttttcttgatcttctgatcttgtgtgaagataatgttctatacactgatctttacaggaaacctactgattgtaacagtttgttgagggctgatagttgtcacccacttcccttgaaaaatagtttgccctacagccaattctgtccaatcaaaagaatttgtataaaacaatcagatttcgacagaaatatggctgagacgcaggataagttcaaggagagggggtacaacaatgatcagattaatattgccattgagaaaattcaaaacaaaacgagacatgacctttttcaaggtcagtctcgcaaaaagacgcattcttgcgttctcactacccgctattcaaagtgctctgaacaaattaaaggaatcgttcacaaacattggcacattctgaaatatgatgatagtgtcgtgtctttgggttaccattaaacggaagatatgtttatcaattagctccctgtaattattatcacgcgattaaactgattaatcgtttaattgtaattaactaggagatcggggcaccaaggagaatattcagattacaaagctataattttcctaatataactttcctgtactataatattctattctattatagtataggccgattatcttctagtttcaatggtgtattttacctctagtccagtctcattccaaacgtcgtaaattgttgtatctgcacgaacccagtctttactacaatcatccatacatcaattgtcttaatcatttatttactacactaagtaattaacagaaaaacatacaaacagtaattatcgtcacaaaggattggtataggaatgtgcccttgtgggctaaacaggcaggtcggcctgttgaacaatggatcataaaaggtcagctgtggcagttacacagagttcattaatattaacctgttagggttagggggcagtattgacacggcttgataaaaaacgtacccgatttaatctggttactactcctgcccagtaactagaatatgcatataattattggctttggatagaaaacaccctaacgtttctaaaactgtttgaatggtgtctgtgactataacagaactcctatggcaggccaaaacctgagaagatttcaagcaggaagtggcctgtctgagaagtagtgtttcatcttggctctttttattgaagactcaggatctgtgcaataacgtgacacttcctacgtcttccatagggtctcagagcccaggaaaacgttgaacgatatcgaggcaggctctggctgaaacactttatcgcttttggcaagtggccactcagagtactatgggcttaggcgcgtgcctgcttcgaccgaatgctttcttttcctttgtctgtttatctaaacgcagattcccggtcggaatattatcgcttttttatgagaaaaatagcataaaaattgattttaaacagcggttgacatgcttcgaagtacggtaatggaatatttagaattcttttgtcacgaattgcaccatgctcgtcacccttatttagcctttaggatagtgtctagaacgcacgaacaaaacgccgctgtttggatataacgatggattattttggaccaaaccaacatttgttattgaagtagaagtcctgggagtgcattctgacgaagacaacaaaggtaataacatttttcttatagtaaatctgactttgatgagtgctaaacctgctgggtgtctaaatagctagccctgtgatgccgggctatctactgagaatattgcaaaatgtgctttcaccgaaaagctattttaaaatcggacatatcgagtgcatagaggagttctgtatctataattcttaaaataattgttatgctttttgtgaacgtttattgtgagtaatttagtgaattcaccggcagtgttcggtgggaatgctagtcacatgctagtcacatgctaatgtaaaaagctggtttctgatataaatatgaacttgattgaacaaaacatgtatgtattgtataacataatgtcctagggttgtcatctgatgaagatcatcaaaggttagtgctacatttagctgtggtttgggtttatgtgacattatatgctagcttgaaaaatgggtgtctgattatttctggctcggtactctgctgacataatctaatgttttgctttcgttgtaaagcctttttgaaatcggacagtgtggttagattaacgagagtcttatctttaaaatggtgtaaaatagtcatattttttaaaaattgaagtaatatcatatctaaggtatttgaataacgcgccacaggattcaactggctgttgagtaggtgggacgcaagcgtcccacctagcccatagaggttaacaattgacaattgaaggctcactcattcgggaacaattgcaatcaatatatatttacgctcatgtgtcgtcgtgatccttgttcgagagttctgttctgttggggagttttgtccgcgttctctctctctctcggttagaatggatctttcagagcgacattcattaatgtcgtcatcgaatggttgtttcgttggtcttcgcgttcgatgatataatttacttagctacagactaataattaatatcaaagacttgttcttattcggtctatcaatagtctaaaagttaaccacgtggtatggttcactttcagtagaatacttggatggtcaacctattggccaacggagtgtaggcctggtctgaagaaatgtgaatcagggggtgttttatagtgcccatagaacagcttgtcaaatgacgcctggtccttattgggtccctgggggcgtgcctatgactgagttagatttggttacagaaatacaattctatcacattacatcagtacatagcatctcaatgtcttacaaaagctttatccttattaatacattctatacaaccattatgatgctattatataaacagttttatggtaatatggctatattgtctcttctgagtatcacagaattgtaccaagcggatcagttcgtagctggattcttcaccaatcttccataccttctccagaacacaaaatgtcgcttggctctccaattctatgagttggaagaatttcctgtgtctctctatgggccatgtggccagagactctcctggaattgtagagtttttacgaccctttacacacagggtggattgggggaaggtaggttggttggtggtgcaaaagggagggggggggtcaactgtcctccctgtaccaaaagaggccaacgtcatgacaatagtctcggtaatgtgttttctgaccttcccctggtcgtattctcgcggggcagaaatctcagagaccaattggtacactctgatttaccaccccaagatattcctgaacaacgtctatttgcgcccatactggatggaaattacaagtgtaatggctgtgctcaatgcaatggcacttattaatatagatccttcaaacacccccaaacagggaaatctatcccaattaaaggtgttattacatgttccactaaggcagttatttatcttataacttgtccttgtggtaaaaattatgtgggtaaaacaaagcgtgaattaaaagtacgtatctcagagcatcgtagcaccattaggtgcaaaaacttgacttacccagttgcggcctaCTTTTTAGAAGCAAACcattcgatttcgtctctgcgttatattggcatcgaacatgtcaccctcccgaggagagggggtgaccttgataatttattgttaaaacgagaggctgcctggatctttaatttaaagacccttgctcccttcggtctcaacatagactttgatctgaagccattcttgttattgtgattttgccattgtaattgttagATAGCATTTGGAGTCTAAAAtatatgatcgtatgctatccatttgtatgttctttgtatgccatttttttttttaaatatttgagttaaccaatgatattaggccacacttggccatgattacaaacacctgtgtgtctcttgacactatataaatgactcatctcgcagtgtttgtgatgataccctgatgaagacagctttgctgtcgaaacgttggttattaaatctttgcatctgagctcttagtgtgctgctttcccttattttctagttttctactccgctagccagcacctcacctttataggtgtgcgtttcttttttctagaatCTTCATTCTTAATAACAGTATTTCACATTTCTCATATTCATTTTGTGACACTTATATTGAATAATATCTTATAGACTCTTGAAGAACCTTAAACTGGCTTTAAAAAGAGAGCGATTTACTACCggacgatgaccaacctctgaaCGGGGTACAggacgatgaccaacctctggacggGGTACCggacgatgaccaacctctggacggGGTACCggacgatgaccaacctctggacggGGTACCGGACGATGATCAACCTCTGGACGGGGTACAGCTAGTGCGGGGTCGATATGAGTTTATTTGTGCTTTTAACTGTGTTCTTTTTCCAGAGGAAAGGAATGTGAACAGGTTataagagccagtacacagtgagtgtgtaatgtgaacaggttggaagagccagtacacagtgagtgtGGAATGTGAAtgggttggaagagccagtacacagtgagggtggaatgtgaacgggttggaagagccagtacacagtgagggtggaatgtgaacgggttggaagagccagtacacagtgagggtggaatgtgaacgggttggaagagccagtacacagtgagggtggaatgtgaacgggttggaagagccagtacacagtgagggtggaatgtgaacgggttggaagagccagtacacagtgagggtggaatgtgaacgggttggaagagccagtacacagtgagggtggaatgtgaacaggttggaagagccagtacacagtgagggtggaatgtgaacaggttggaagagccagtacacagtgagggtggaatgtgaacaggttggaagagccagtacacagtgagggtggaatgtgaacaggttggaagagccagtacacagtgagggtggaatgtgaacaggttggaagagccagtacacagtgagggtggaatGGCAACGTTTCTGCTGTAGTGGAGGCGGCATGGTTAAAACACTGCATATGTCGGATCAATTACCTTCATATTTCTATCATGGAATCTGTAACACTTCAGCGTTACAGATTGAAGAGAATCCTTATTGTATGGTGCACAGGAATCAAGATGTGATTGAGGGTGTTTTCACTAACAAAGAAACATCCCCCTAACTTCATGCAGGTGTTCAGTGAGTATGGTGGATTTAGGTCATTCACACCTGGGGGGGCAGCATCTGGATTTGAAAAGTGGTAACCGTCCCAACTCAGCCAGCATGACAATCACATTTCACTTACCCTTTTAAAGGACATCTTTTTCCATTCCCACTGTACCTTTTGTAGAAATCGTAACAACCAGACGTCATGGGTCCAGCTGAACCAGTTTCTCCACATTCCAACTATTCATCCAGACCCTGACAACTGACAAGGAAACAATCTATTTCACTAAAATAGTTTTAATTACAGATAAACAGGTAGACAAGTAAAATACACATGACTATTCCATCTAAAAGAATACCATTTTACCAAGTACACTACACAAGTCTTAAAGACCAGGTAGTGAAGGGTTGAGTCGTCTACAGAACACTATGACAGACAGGAAAAAGGAAATGGGTGTTGAGGAACCAGTTCAAAGTATATTGAGGCACTTGACAGGTTGCTTACTGACTCCTCAGCGTTTAGACGCAAAAATAAACTATGCCAGTGTTTTGACAAGGCAACAGGAAATGGTAATGTTGAGTGGCCTGGTGGGTCGCCGAGACAATGGACGATCATGTCTGGTTCAGCACTCTCCTTTACTCCTGATGTGAACGTTACTCTTCTGCTCCCTGGGAACACACAGAACATAATTAAGACatgcagagcaagagagagagacaagtcagTTGAACGCTTTAGTTGGATACCTACATGTTTTCAAAGCACAGCATGCATTCGTTAGCATAGCTGATGCCGTCGCTTCCACACACTGGCTCGTAGTTGCGGGTGCACATGGGCATGTTGTACTGGGAACAGTCAGGCTGTTGGACAAACCAGGTTATATAATAAAGGACTTCGGTCTCAATAAATATAGCAAGTTATTGGTAGTGTTCTGGTATGACACCATTAGGAAGAGAACAGATTACAGGGAACAAACCATACGTTTCCCAGCCCTTCCACTGGCAGTGCACCCAGGGTGCTTTCATTAGTTAGATTCTATTGCAAAACATTTCACAATGGAAACCTTGAACTCTAGAAATCAAACAGATCAAATGAGGCAAAAACAGGGACAATGTACAATAAATTCTCATTTGCTGAAAAACATTGAGTACACCgtttgttgcaaaatgttttgtaatCAGACTCTTAAGTCTCACTTCTCCCCACCATCCGAGATATCTACTGAAGCCCTGATCCtccacccattctgccagtcacattctgttaaaggtccccaaagcaaacacatccctgggttgctcctcttttcagttcactgcagctagcgactggaacaagctgcaacaagcactcaaactggacagttcctAATCTTATCAAACactcagtcatggacactcttactgacagttgtggctgctttgtgtgatgtgttATCACTAcgttcttgacctttgtgctgttgactttgcCCCATGTTTGTgctgttaccatgttgtgttgccttcatgttgtgttaggtctctttatgtagtgttgagaagtgtattttgtcctatatttatattgtatttatttgtttaatcccaggccccgacCCCGCagaaggccatcattgtaaataagaatttgttcttaactgactagctaAATAAAATGAATACACCAGACTGTCATGTCAACCAATTGTTAATTAGGGAGTGACTAAACATAATCAAATccaatcttattggtcacatacacgtgtttagcagatgttattgtgggtgtagcgaaatgcttgtgttcctagctccaacagtgcagtactaTCTAACAATTTATACCCAATACACATAAATCTAACGTAACGGAATTAAGaatgtataaatatatggacgagcaatgtcagagtggcatagactaagatagaaTAAAATGTAACATTAAACTGTTAACCGAGCACATAGGACAAAGTGTTTGAATGCGCAGTCTTTCCCTCCCCCATAAAACAAACAGGTCGCTTACCTCCGTGGTGCCGTCAGGGAGACGCGCTCCCCGTGCCAAAACTACAAGTACAGAGATGGCAAGTGTCAGTCTCACTGTGATTTAA
This genomic window contains:
- the LOC106611915 gene encoding trypsin inhibitor ClTI-1; this translates as MWLYTRLTLTLVCVAVLARGARLPDGTTEPDCSQYNMPMCTRNYEPVCGSDGISYANECMLCFENMEQKSNVHIRSKGEC